From Solanum lycopersicum chromosome 4, SLM_r2.1:
agtcatgttaatatataaaaataccaTCTCGACTATGCATTAACAAAAATTATAGATGATTAAAGATAAGAACTTACATGATCAATATCACAAttactattatatttattataagaaTCTATATTTGATTTggaagaaacaaaacaaaaaattggaaattttAGGATATTCCTATTAATTATGTTAAACATTCATTTGTTCATAATGAAAAGTATAATTatgataatgtattttttatatccgatatataaaatgttatatcATTATCGTATTATATTAGCTCGGTGTTGTTtgacatatttaattttgattttagtatTTTACGATGTAGTATCCAATAATcataatttgtttgattttgcaaaatgatatTCGGTATATATCATACTATGCTCACCCCTACTCACGAGTCATGTGTGTTATAACTCGTGACTCCTCGTGATgctttgtttatttattttttctttttaccaactcttttgaaaaacaaaacGCATTATCTTGTATGTGGAGCCGGAATATAGAGTGTACataaatttacttttatttcGAATATAAAAACGTTGTTTTTGATAgattattgatttataaaatattatatcttttaaagtaagttggaaaaaaaatgaaaatgaagaaattgtgacaaaatagaaatcatgtaaatatataaaagtaCCATCTCGACTATGcattaacaaaaattataaatcttCAAGACATTTAAAGATAAGAAATTACATGATGAATATCACGATTTCTGcttactattatttattataagaatttatttttgattctgaagaaacaaaacaaaaaattgaaaatttttaaatattcctATTTAAACATTCATATGCTTATAGGAGTGAAAGGTATGTACTTATAAATATAGAGATGAAGTACATATTTTTTAGAggtagaaaatgaaaaatcacaTTAGCTAAAACGAGGGAAATGTTTTTAATGtgtatattaaataatatgacaatttatttctatagtATGATTTAAAGCGTGtgttttgaagttgaaatatgTGAATAGGATTAGATGAATGTGtggttataaaaataaaattaaaaataatcacatTAATTAGGAAAAGATGACTTCTGGGCCATTTTCattcataatatttcaaattagtaTTGGGCTGAAAATCATCTCAGCCCAAACAAAAATGATACTACTTGCAAGTGGGTTTTTCTAAAAGAATTATGGATAGGCCCATTACACTATTGAGTTTGGCTGATTTATCgaaaaatgattttgaatagggcaactttcacatatagcaaacaaaaaaattatatttgtatgctatagcaaagtttgcataattgcgctccatagcaaacataaaactgtataattcgctggcctgaattgtataattcactggcctatttcgctgcaattgtataatttgtcttgcatacagttgaatcgaattaaaatgtatgtatatatcataattataagtgtatagcaagaatatatatgtttttctctctttatacaaaaactgaaacacaatatatacacttctgttgtataaagctagagaaaattgtatttcactgcaattgtataattcgcaattgtataattcgttggcctttttctctgcaatatttgaagtcaaatgtttgtaaattgtataattaagtgtataacactaagatatacatttttgcatgtgtatatacaattttctctcgctttatacaaaaacagaaacataattatacacttctgtgtataaagcgaaagAGGcaagcgagaatggagagtggcgagcgagatttttgggagatagacgctggcaaattttagctaatatttgctatggagcacaattaaatcaaaccctaactattccatttaatttatgttattagtttgttattataaGAATTTACCCTTTTGAAGATACAAGTGATtttaaatttggaaaaattagtagtcaaaatcaataacttaattagtacaaaactcaatattttaaaaatattagttaaaatgtcattattttgaaaaaaaaatatgtatttattaaacttattatttcaaacttttaacttTGAAGATTTATCTATAAGACAAGTAAAGGTAAAAAGTTATACGTTTGATGATATTTGTAATGTGACTTCATTATTGATAGAAGCTGTGGATAGTACTACTACTTTTTCACTTAGCTTCTTTTCAACCAATTTGTCAGCTATTCATTAATCTGGCATAAAAATTAGAAAGTATTTCCTctgtttcaaaatttaaaatcaaacaaaattctactaagatatttttatactttttagattGATATTTATTGTAACTTGTAGTATTATTTTCACTGATTTTTatgagcctgtttggctcagcttaaaagctgatcaaattgacttaaaagctggtttttaacttatttagctgtttggcaatactcaaaacaacttattttaagtttaaaaaaacttattttaagccaaaagttaaaagctggggtaggagtgcttttttatttttagcttataaactgttttaagttgaccacatttttatctttttgtgcttaatatttttatacaatctccgaATTatccatataaccctaacatttcttttttccatttatcccttttcacgtttgacataataatttcagcacttttatccaaacacataactgcttattttaaaaataagtttcaacacttttaaaagtacttttttaaagctgcttttattaagcccatccaaacaggccctaatttcataattttgttcgaattttattaattaacatttattaaattttaaatcacaaatttatacatcgactaaaaaaaataaaaattgaatcacAAATACCACCTTGAACTAGGAACCAATCGTGGTGTTGTGATCTTTTTGGCCATATATGTAAAACTAGGTGcacaaaataattaacaaattttatttcacttaTTAGATTATAATCGAAATTCTTttactttatataaaaatttgaatttaaattttgagtaggaaaaatattatattgaaagcatcattgaaaaaaatgatccataaaattttattcgtataactaaattacataaaaataatttatcgtTGATTAAAGTTTGCcaacaataaaatattgaatagtATTATCTAGTAGACAAAATAAGCAGTTTAAAACTTATCCAAATTGCTCTATGgaaaaactcattatttttctaattaaattcatatatatccagtgggaagaaaaaaaagtcaaatacaattttaagaaataacaattgttaattattttgcGCACAAAGTATTTGGTAAAAAGTAAATCATAGCTAGAACAAGAACAAAActcaagttattttaaatatactttagtaattaattattgtgcCGTCCTATTCTTAGAATACTCAAGTAATTTAACGTAGTGGtgaaaatttgataaattaattatatactaatttttcAGTCTTATTTTATGTGGTATATTTAATTGgagatgaaatttaaaaaataaagacgttgaaatgtttatcaaattacatttttaaaaaagtgaattcaattttttctctcctcataaatgtattagagtattatttttaaaattaaatagaactaacaatgataaaaaatgaattgtatctttaaatatttaccATATAAAAAATGTGACACTCTTttttaaactgactaaaatagaaaataatgtcatatatataaaataaaatgaaaaaagtaaatatcaatttaaaactTTAGGACGATAGCTAGTTTGAATTACGTAGATTTCAATAAAATTGcaacatatataataaacatactaatttacaatttttaaaataatatgactAAAAGtctaaaaaacaatatataccgcCGTCACCTAATTACTTTAATTTGTGTAGCTTCTAGTACATACATACTGGTAGAAATAGGTAgctcaattttaaatttatctgaatttaatattttaattgtattaaatttataaaatttaaattgacgTAATAGAATGAAGAGAGTAGTACTATATAAACCATGTGAGTACTAACATGATCTTCATCttattcttgtttttatttatagaaacaataaaatagttataaaattaatcaatcATGTGTATAGTAGTGTTTATTTGGGAAGCAGATAGTAGATATTCATTAGTGTTATTATTGAATAGAGATGAATATCATAATAGGCCAACAAAGGAAGTTCATTGGTGGGAAGATGGAGAAATTGTTGGTGGCAAAGATGAAGTTGGTGGTGGCACTTGGTTGGCTTCTTCAACTAATGGTAAATTGGCTTTTCTTACTAATGTTTTGGAAATTCATACACTTCCTCATGCCAAAACTAGAGGTGATCTACCCGTTCGATTTTTACAGGTACGATTAAATTCTTTATATATTATACGTTAATATATAAGAAGTATGTTTGATCTTTCATTTTGGTTTTGTTATACGAAGGACGAGACCTAGAGGTCTTTAAGACAAAACATAAATATGCATCATAGTCATAAACTTTCAATAAATATCCAATTTTGAATATGCGCTTTCAAAGGTATTACAAgttgagtactaaaggaattgAGTTTATCAAGattaagttttgaattttattcttttgatcATGATTAATAGTAATGTTAAATCTTGTCCTTATTGGAGTATATATATGATCAATAAATCAAGATTTTAAATTGTAGTATAAtcttaattttaaagaatattaatattgtaaaattttagatttaacaaacacaaaaatcatatttgtatgttataactatagtttatATAGTTGCGCTCAATATGTTTGTTGCGGCtgttaatatgtatatttcggtttacatatacaaaagaatcaattgCATAATTTGTTTCGATATACATATtaacatatacaaaagaatttATTGTGTAATATAtctttgtataaagcaagaaagaGGGAAACACAACAGAAAACTGGATAgggaaatatttatattttgtatagttataagtgtatatgacgAAAATAtacgtaattattttttatagataattttctctcgcttttatgcaaacacaaacacaatttatacatttgtttTTGTGTAAAgtgagagtggcgagcgagattctaTAGAGAGAGAAccaaatgaaaatatatgtattatatgcAGTTTTCTGtagttttatacaaatacaaacacaatttatacatttatttttgtgtatgagagaggcgagtgagattcTCTGGGGaggaaaatatatgtatatatacagtTTTGTTTCGCTATAAACAAACagaacacattttatacatttgtatttgtataaaacaagagaGACGAGGGAGAAACTGCTCAACGAGAAATTCAGGAAGAGAGGTGAATGACAACTATTTGTTACGAGTTGCAAGTAAATCAAACTGCGACTATAACATTtagtttgaattaataatttgttattttaaacgATTTTCCGtaaaatttaattgttaattGCAGAGCAACAAAAGCCCAATGGAGTTTGCAAAAGGGCTGGTGAATGAAGGGAATGAATACAATgggtttaatttaattttggcagatattgaaagtaaaaaaatggTATATGTAACAAATAGGCCCAAAGGAGAGCCCATAACAATACAAGAAGTCCAACCAGGTATTCATGTGCTGTCCAATGCAAAACTGGACTCTCCTTGGCCCAAGGTAAGAATTCTAATGGGCTTTTTTCGATcgatatacataaattatacaaatgatATGCTTTTGGTTGTTCATTTCAGGCTCAAAGACTGaagttaaattttaagaaaatgatggATGTTTACGAAGTGAATGACGAGAAAATCTGCGTCAAAGATATGATAGAAAAATTGATGAGAGATACCACTAAAGCTGATAAAAGTAAATTGCCTTGTATTTGTTCTACGGATTGGGAGTTGGAACTTAGCTCTATTTTCGTCGAAGTTGACACTCCACTGGTAATTCATACCGCGTTATAACTAAtatgtttgtttgattttaacGTACTCAAACGATGATAAAGGTTAAAGTagatatacaaacattttaaaaataattgaaatagttCAATAATAGAAGTGTACATATCATTAACATAGTTTGATGGTTCTTTTTGGTGGTGTAAATATGTAGGGGTGTTATGGTACTAGAAGTACAACAGCATTGACGATTGAAGTGGGAGGAAAAGTAAGCTTTTATGAGTTGTACCTTGAGAACAACATGTGGAAAGAGCAAATTGTCAACTATCGGATTGAAAAACTCCAAATGCAATAAATGTTTTTCATATGTTGACATATCtaatgttttcattttttttttaattcaaataagattttttcttaaaaaaataaaactttttgtcTTTGAATGGAAATTGTTATTCATTGTATTTGTAAAATGTACTACACTACTTGGAAGACATAATGTATGTTTCGGGCTCCTTTGTTTTAGCAACAATTTTAGACTTTCaaattctcatttattttagcaataataaatataatttttttgtatgaagAATATTAGGTATGATTTGCCAAAAATGGAATtatattaagagaaaaaaatattagaaggtATTTGATATACCTAGAGTAGTACGTCGCAAGAAAGAATAAATGTATTAGTTAGGTAAATTATTGATTGAAAAAaccttattaaaaaaatctgaATATAGAAATATACAGTTTTATATCGATTTGATCTCAGATCAATTGGGCGGTTGAATCGCTACTGACCATTGCACGTAAGataaagatataaaatattataattgattttgcTAGTTTGCTTAATAAGAATGGTAATTTcagttgaaagaataaaaaaaaaaatgctttgtgtttttttgtgaaaaactaaattttgatttttttttttttacagaaatGGCCCGGGTGGGGGTGGGaggtaaaaaatgaaaaaaatgcatTCAACAAAATGCATCTTGTAAATCATATAGGAGTATATAGATAGGAAATCTAAACTTATCATCGCGATTTATAAATTgcatcaaaaatataatttataataaatcacATTCAGTTGTAATATGCATGTTCGAATTGTGACCTCTTGATCACTAAACAGTTTAAtctaaactatatattatattaaaaacattCAGTTGTAACATGCATGTTCGAATTGTGACCTCTTGATCACTAAACAGTTTAAtctaaactatatattatattaaaaacatctaaataaatttaatttgactaAGTTCCTATTGCTCCAAATTAAGCCACTAGACCTAACAAAAACTCCATAACTTCCTTTGGCTCACGTAAAGAGTACAACGCCTTGGTGTCTTTTGGAGCAGCAGTAACAACAATTGGAAAACCTTGTCCTCTTTTCAGCAATACctacaaatttttaaatacgtatattttattttctaaataataatacgtagaaatttaaatatttttatgcaaaATCGAAGATAGAATTTACCTTGAAAGCGTCTTCATCAGTTCGATCATCCCCAATGTATATCGGGAAAACATCATCAGAATTTCCAAATCCAAGATTCTCTAAGAAATATTCCAATGCATGACCTTTGTTCCACACAATATTTGGTCCTATCTCAAACACctatattgattaaaaaaaatatgttttgtttattcttgttaatttaACATAAGGTTTGATTAAACAGGAAAAGTCAcataaatatgtttgaaaagaTTTACCTTTATTCCTGTTGATACACGAAAGTTTGGGTGTTCTTTTAAGACACCAGAGATGATATTTTCAATAGTACCAAAGTCCTGAAATATTTAGAGTTTATAGTTAACAAATAAGACAAAATAAAGACATTCAAGATTTTAATATACATGTATAAGATCCCCGTTTGACCTAAGACGAATTTAGTATTTAAACTTATTTGTTTCAACATGAAAATTATGAgttgaaattttaatatttattttaaaaaatcacatgCAAATACAGGTTTATGGAGGAAAAAAATATACCTTGGTGTGAACATGTCTGTAGTGTACAGAAATGCAGAATTTGTTGTCTTCAATATTTACTCCTTTGATACCGTTGGTTCTCTCCCCCAACAGATTAAGAATctaataattgaaaaattaattagggAATAATGCAATCATTATTTCACGtcgaaaaaggaaaaaagactTTTAATATCTCTAAGTTTAACTTACGTAATTAGCTCTCCACtcaattcaaaatattgaaCATATATTGTACCTTCTGTTTTTCGGGCAAAAACTCTATCGCAGGTTGATAGAAAACAACTTTGTTATCCTGAAATTGCCAACAAcgaataataaaaatgaattaacgACTTTGAAGTATCACATAATATATAgacacaaaatcaattaaaattcattaaagaaAAAACCAACCTTTTCATGTGAATTTGTTGAATCCAAAGGAGCTTCAATATCAAGCCCATGACTTCCAGCATAATAAACATTTTTCAATTGTACAAAATCTTGTACCTAAAATCACacacacaaataataaaaaaaaagtaagtagGATTAATCACATCTAATTATAATTAAGacttattaaattattaattgtatttgtatgcatgattaattaaagtaaataaaatatatacaaaccCTTTCACGTTTTCGTCCACTGATAATAGCTGTAGGAAATCGATTAGCAACTTCACCTAGCACCATTCTCATCTGCAATTTATGTTAAACTCTCAATTAATTCCataattactatatatatatatatacacacacactatAGAGAACGTTGACTCTGTTTGGTTATATAAATCCTCACTAatcatatgtataaatatatataagttacaTGGAGAAGACTTTATTGTTAttctgaaattttaaaataaagaaaacctAGTACTATAAATATATCCGcactcttttctcttctttttttttctccatataATGCATTTTAATTAACTAATGCACACTTCCTCTTTTACCTAATTTAAAATGTCTTGATTTgactaaaaatgaatattaagaGGAGAGTTAAAAATCTTCCTATTATAACTATAGCAAGATGGTCAAAATGTGGAGGATTAGTATGAGATCAtgcaaattttgaatttactttaAGAATTATAAAAAAGTATATTATCCCTTTTAACTTGGCTAGTTGTAagggtttttaaaaaaataaataaataagaaatgtgAACACACTTGTGAGAgaattaaatttagaaaaaaaagacaagtaaattattaaaattgagagaattttaataattaaataaatacctTGTCAGTCATGAAAGCTTCTTCAGGGTTGGGCACAATATCAGACAAAGTGCCATCATAATCCAagaatattactatttttttcccttttgctattttcatcatttcttcaaatttttccaATGCACAAGGATGCTCCACCTGATCAAATTAATTTGctacaaaattcatattcaattaaacaaaaaagtattcacatctttaccttatgattaaaaaagtactattgaaaaaaaaaaacttaccagCCAAGAAGCATATTCAATTGAAATATCATTTCTATCTTCGATCGATGAGAATCTTGTCAATCCCATGACttcaatcaattgaaaataaaataatattaacatcagcatatatatatatatatatatatatatatatatttatatatatcaattattttgtaaaatacaTCCTATAAGGACTagactcttttttattttcttttttgattttgaatctCGACGTTTAAGATTTTCACACAACAATACTAAAAAATacttaaacaaaaagaaaaatacccaaataaaaagaaatccaTATATGTAGCTATTGTACCATTTCGATTTAATCAAAACGTATCCAAGGCTTGTGTTAATTTATGGAATTTACATATGATTtagatgaagaaaaaagaagaaaaaatacctTATGCCTATGGAGATGATTATTTCTTTTGCAacagtttgatttattttattttttctgtcGGAGAAGAGGGAGTATATAAAGGAAGATTTCGAGTCTATTTATAGGAATTAAagtgagaaaaagaaaataaggtaaGTTCCTCACTATATTATAGTCAAAAACAAGTCTAGATTCATAATCTTTAATCATAGCATGAAATTACATTGTTCATATATGTTATTTCTGTCCTTATtagttcattaatttatttttatttgctctatttttttttaaaaaaagtcaaacgATATGTATGACTTTGACcaataatttatgtaaaatgtacttttttattatattgatatataagagaaattataatttataatatttttcatataatttttgaatatatgaatTTGTGAATTAACCTAATTCAATTTGGCTCCACAAGATCAGTTAATTTGACtttcataaaatgaaatatgacAAGTAAAAGTCAATAGAACTTAGtcaaaatgagtataaattcAAAACCTTTAACTATAAAGTGGGATTACACATGTTATTTTGGTTTTGTCCTTACTATActcacttttttatttttatgcgtCATGTTTTATTTTCGAGAGTCAAACTAtgtgaattttgattaatattttaatatatattttttgcattatattaatatgagaAGAATTGCAacttaaagtattttttatataattctcaaacatcaaaatttaaaatgtaaaatattgtatttatctACTTAGACTTGTCTTTAAAGATTAGTCAAATTGAGTCTAGTAAAACGAAACATAACaaagtaaataaagaaaataattttatagtaaaattaaatccatattcaaaatctttaattaaatCGTAAAAttacatgtattatattatttttttaatcacacAATCATAAGGCAAACTATGCTAAATGTGAGTAAAAATGATCCTTAATTATAACGTATATATTGACCAACTAATTAGCAAATCGAGTCAAAGATTTGTGAattgattaattatatatttatatcaatgTTTGCCATACCAATATATTCTGAAATATTTACTAGCATTTACATTATATTTGGTAATTAATTAGTgattttaatttcctttttctttttgactCTTTCTTCATGGAGAAGTAATTTGTGATGACTTGTCACATGTTAACAATGGAAAAACATGAGTTCAATCAACTTTGCAATATTAatgatttcttcatcatattctCTTAATTACTTACTTTTGTGAAACTTATACTTTAATTAGTTGATATTAGACAAAATTAAGATGGACTAATAATTAACTAGTTGCATAAAATTTCCAATGACAAAGAATTAGATCTTGATATCTAAGTGTAATTGAGTTTGTATATATGTCCAAAACTCCATTGCTATCCTTACAATTTAAGTTACATAAGcaagatataaaaatattttacattatcaatataatttaacttgtcacaacatatttattatcatttatacgTTGTTATTGAGTAATAATCATCATAAACAGTTGAGTTTTTGAAGTTGTATAGGACATAAATTTTTGCAAGCCCCTGACACTCAAAACTCGTATACGCTAGATTTGAgaacttaaaaatatttgaggatctaaatttaaaattttgattaaaatttcatgactaaattattatttgaagataaattttcaaaatctggTCAAACGCTAATTATCTAAATCAATTAGGAAGATACACTTCAATTTGTTATATGTAATCCTTCGCCTGACAGAGACAAATTTGAAGTAAAGTATCGTTTATACGTTATGTGAACCTTTTAATTTTACCTTAACCATTCatcatgtatataaatatttaaattgtaaaCCTAGTAATTGATAACTTGAAGTGATGATGGAAAGAACgtgtaaattttaatttctaaatttgtatttaaatcCAAATTTGAATTCCTTCGTATTTTGTCCAGTTTTAGATGAAAGTGGATCAATTATATTTTACTCACCTAATGTAGCAAAAATTCTTAATTTCAAGTcgtataaaaaacataaaactataaatataaattcaaataaaaattcgATGAAATAGACATGTTTGTGAAAATTAGGACACAACCATGCATTCTATCAACTTTTTGCATGGTGCCAAGCTTTCTCCGTCTTATTAGTTTCCATCTATTTAATTAGTATTCTTAATTAAGTTTTTACATCTTAATGATTAATACAATTAAAGATACAcctttgttatttttaaaatatatacaaaaaatatataaagtgtACTTGAGAGTTGAGGAGAATATGTACTTTatattaatatcataattaagtccACTAACTATAGTATTATAATGCgtttctcaaaaaataattgGGGCCAATGATAGTTGAAGTAGCACTTGTAGTTTGTAGTTTGTactttgtaaattatatatattaatctcaTAATCAAATAGTTTAATTAACACTGGTTAGCTTAATATTTTGACACgtagtaacttttttttaatctttatttagTATTACATAATGACAATCTAAAGTAAGATTTGTCAAAAAAAGAGAATTGCTTTAACTTTTCcaaatattagttaatttttaatgtGTCCAACCATTAATACAACGAAAAATTCcaccaaaatttaaattaacaaCTACTAAAGTGTTTTTGTTGGCTTCAAATGCATCCACGTTGAAAAAATTACCAACACTTTTAAAGTTTTTGATTAACATTTCACGTGtctttatgattaaaatattttaattaatgtcTCTTTCTTAAAGTCCATATCTTTGCAATTAAATAGATTTTAGTGGCTAGAAACTGAGTAGACAGTGTACTATCGTTTTACTAATGTAACATTTGTTtgaattctaaaattttataaatgcaatattttttaatcaaagaaTGATTATActttcttaattattaattagattttaatatTCGAATGAAAGTCTTGGCGTAATAAGCAAAGTTACTATTATGCAATCAAATGGCAATCACATATTTGAGAGTGAAATAACTTAGAAATGCAACGcaagactatatatatattgtaattcaTCAAGCTAAGTGAAAGCgacttttattaataaattttaatctttGTAATCATCAAGCTAAGTGAGATGCAATGACGCAgcataatcatatttattatcATATGATCAGAAGATCCTCATAAATTCGAgtcatgaaaataaattctttataGAAATATAGAATATGACTATATATGGACAATAAATCTTtctgattgatttttttaattgtgcATAACAAAAGCTTAATataacatattaatttttattttttttctaaatctttGCAATGCAGCAAGTGAGATACAAAGAtgcaatataattaattttataattgtgtAGTTGCTAATTATAGTGCAAACTCGATGTGTATACATTAATAACAGTCttaattaattgtcatttttaattaaaataaaattgagggGCATTTTGCGGCTAAACGTGGCATTATGATATTGGATACAGTAGTGAATCGTGGAAAAAGGAtagtaacttttattttttgttaattttttccaATAACGATAGTAACTTTTCagtttcattttgttttattaacTATTTCACGATCTAGATCATCAATAAAGCGACGTGGCTAAATAGTGGAATTTATCGTAAGAAATATAAGATTTTATATTAACAAATTCTGTATTAAAGAAACAACGAgcataatataattttacaaataaagcATAGATTGAATATAgatattttttctgtttttatataatataaaatttagctttcaaaataaaaatcaaaagagtgAGTATGTTATGATGTTTGTAGTCGTTATAAAATGTCTAATTTCTTGTAAGGTTGTGTAAAAAAGTCATAATAAATGTgacaacaaatataaaaaggggACTAAAAATTCAAGACCACCATCGTAATTCATAGAGGTCATTTGTGAACATTA
This genomic window contains:
- the LOC101261618 gene encoding uncharacterized protein; this encodes MCIVVFIWEADSRYSLVLLLNRDEYHNRPTKEVHWWEDGEIVGGKDEVGGGTWLASSTNGKLAFLTNVLEIHTLPHAKTRGDLPVRFLQSNKSPMEFAKGLVNEGNEYNGFNLILADIESKKMVYVTNRPKGEPITIQEVQPGIHVLSNAKLDSPWPKAQRLKLNFKKMMDVYEVNDEKICVKDMIEKLMRDTTKADKSKLPCICSTDWELELSSIFVEVDTPLGCYGTRSTTALTIEVGGKVSFYELYLENNMWKEQIVNYRIEKLQMQ
- the LOC101253379 gene encoding probable trehalose-phosphate phosphatase D; the encoded protein is MGLTRFSSIEDRNDISIEYASWLVEHPCALEKFEEMMKIAKGKKIVIFLDYDGTLSDIVPNPEEAFMTDKMRMVLGEVANRFPTAIISGRKRERVQDFVQLKNVYYAGSHGLDIEAPLDSTNSHEKDNKVVFYQPAIEFLPEKQKILNLLGERTNGIKGVNIEDNKFCISVHYRHVHTKDFGTIENIISGVLKEHPNFRVSTGIKVFEIGPNIVWNKGHALEYFLENLGFGNSDDVFPIYIGDDRTDEDAFKVLLKRGQGFPIVVTAAPKDTKALYSLREPKEVMEFLLGLVA